The sequence ATGGAGCAAAAATCTTATCCGCACAAGCAACTTCATGCTGCATCCCGTCTTTAACACTCATCATTCAGAACACGAAATGCTTCGATATATCCATTCGTTGGAGATGAAAGATCTTTCATTGAATTTCTCGATGATTCCCCTTGGTTCCTGCACGATGAAGTTGAATGCAACAACAGAGATGCTTCCCATTACGATGCCGGAATTCAGTTCGCTGCATCCTTTTATTCCACAAGAACAGGCGATGGGTTACACGCAAATTTTTGAAGAACTTTCGAACGACCTGAAAGAAATTACAGGGTTTTCCGGAGTTTCGCTGCAGCCAAATGCGGGCGCGCAAGGAGAATATACCGGACTGCTTGTGATTCGCGAATATCAAAAATTCAAAAATGAATCACACAGAAATATTGCACTGATTCCTTCGTCGGCGCATGGAACAAATCCGGCAAGCGCTGTGATGGCAGGTCTGCATGTAGTTGTGGTAAAATGTGATGAACGCGGAAATGTGGAAGTGGATGATCTGAAAGCGAAAGCAGAACAGCATAAAGCGAATCTTGCTTGCTTAATGGTAACGTATCCTTCAACGCACGGTGTGTTTGAAGAGAGCATTCAGGAAATGTGCGCGATCATCCATAAGAATGGCGGACAAGTATATATGGATGGAGCGAATATGAATGCACAGGTCGGATTAACAAGTCCGGCGCGTATCGGTGCGGACGTTTGTCATTTAAACTTACACAAGACATTCTGTATTCCTCACGGCGGCGGTGGGCCTGGCATGGGACCGATCTGCGTTGCGGATCATCTTGTTCCATTCTTGCCGGGACATTCTGTAGTTGATATTGGCGGTGAACAATCGATGAGCGCTGTCTCTTCCGGTCCCTGGGGAAGCGCAAGCATTTTGCTCATCTCATTTGCTTATATAAAAATGATGGGGGCAAACGGATTGACCAATGCAACCAAGTATGCAATTTTCAATGCAAATTATATTAAAGCGCGCTTAGAAAAAACATTCGACATTTTGTATGTTGGAAAGAACGGACGATGCGCTCACGAAATGATTGTAGATATGCGCAAGTTTAAATCTTCCGCAGGAATTGAAGTGACCGATATTGCAAAGCGATTGATGGATTATGGTTTCCATGCTCCGACAGTTTCGTTCCCGGTTGCCGGCACATTAATGATTGAGCCGACAGAAAGCGAACCGAAAGGTGAACTTGATCGGTTCTGCGATGCGCTTCTTCATATCCGCAAAGAAATTGAAGAGATTGAAAAAGGTCAATTCCCGAAAGACGATAACGTCCTGAAACATGCACCGCACACAGCGCATGCAGTAATGAGCAACGATTGGAAACACTCGTACTCGCGAGAAAAGGCTGCATATCCAACCGCATGGGTTCAGGCGCGCAAATTCTGGCCGAGTGTCGGTCGTGTCAATGATACGCATGGTGATAGACAGTTGATTTGCGTTTGTCCGCCGGTGGAGGCGTATATGGAAGAAACAAATTAGGAATTATCAAGATTGAAAGATTGCAAAATTGAAGAATATACCAATCTTGAAAATCATGTAATTTTGCAATCTTGTAATAATAGATATGATAACTAGCGAAAAAGATATTAAAAGATTATTGACAGAATCAAAAACAATCGCTGTCGTCGGTGCATCTCCAAAACCGTGGCGGGATAGTGGTGCGATTGCGGAGTATTTGGGAACAAAGGGGTATTCGGTATTTCCGGTCAATCCTCAATATCAGGAAGTGCTAGGAATGAAATGTTATCCCGATTTGAAATCAGTTCCGGAGAAGATCGACATTGTCGATATTTTTAGAAATCCTGATGATGTTGAACCGATTATTGATGAAGCAATTGCTGTCGGGGCAAGGTCAGTTTGGATGCAGCTGGGTGTTGTGAACGAAGCTGCTGCCGAAAAGGCTGAACAGGCGGGATTAAACGTTGTCATGGATTTATGCATCGCGGTTGAGCATCGCGCTCTGATGCGATAGTAATGTTGAAAGGTATAGATAAAGGCAGAACCGATGTTCTGCCTTTTGTTTTTGTTATATTACATTGATGATGCGATCATTCTTACTTTTATTTCCGTTCTTGTTCTTATGTGAAGCGCAGGAAGTCTCCATCCCAGTCTTCACATTTCCCGATTCGACATATCACGTCGGTCAGGTGATCTATATCGGCAATGAGGTGACGAAATATTACATCATTGAACAGGAAATGTCGTTGAAGCCGGGTTCATTGATCACACATGAAGCACTTCAATTTGATATTAATAGAATTTATAGCCTTCGATTATTTACCAAAGTTGATATCAAAGTTATCCCCGATTCCGCTGATGTGGCAACACTCTCCGTGCAAGTTGTAGAACGCTGGTTCTATTATCCTTTCCCCGTGCTTGGAATTAAAGACAGAGATTTTTCAAAATATTATTACGGACTCGGACTGGCGCATAATAATGTGGCGGGAGAGAACGTGCAATTGTACGGCGCGTTTGCATTGGGATACGATCCGTTTGTTTCCATCAATTATATCAACCCGCAGATCAATGTAGAAAACAGAATTTTTTTGTCTCTGCGGGCTTATTACACCGAACTAAGAAACCGTAGTTTGGTTTCACTATCGGGCACCCCGAACTTTGATGAGCATCGGTCGGGGGGAGAAATAACGGTGGGGAAACGATTCTCTCTCTTCACACTTATCACCATGAAAGCGGAATTCCTTAATCTTCATGTATCAGATAATCGTGCCGGAAGAACGTTATCGACAAATGGCAGAGATGAATTTTATTCGCTTCATGCGGCTTATTTTTATGATACGCGTGATCTGAAAGAATATGCAAAATATGGGACACTGTTAAGTCTTGGAATTTCCAAATATGGATTACTGGAAAAGGATGTAGATTATCAACGGTTCGGAATTGATTATCGTCGATTTATCCCGACGTGGAACGATATTGTTCTTGCCGGAAGAGTCTTTACCAGTCTAGCCAGCGGCGGGCGCATTCCGAATTACGGACATACATTTTTTGGCTATAACGAGCGCATTCGCGGACATTTTAATACGATACTGGAAGGGGACCAAATTGCGGGAGCAACAATTGAAACACACATTCCACTGATTTCTCCCCGATATTTTCATTTTGGTTTTATCCCGTTTGAACAATTTAAGGATATTCGTTTTGCGGTGAACGCTGCTCTTTTCGCCGACGCCGGAAATTCATGGTATCGAGATGAGCCGCTCGCGCTCAATAGAATGTATTCCGGCTACGGTGTCGGGATTCATTTATTGCTTGCCTACAGCGCTGTGGCAAGAATTGAATTTGGAATTCCGTATGGAAAACCTTTCTCCCAAGGAGAAATTATTTTAGATTTAGGTGCGGCACTCTAAAGCGTAGTTGAGTCGTTGAGAATATGAGTAGTTGAAAACAATATTCTTAATCAACGAATTCTATTTATTATTTATGTCTCAACGACTCGACTACTTATATACTCAACTACTATGTAATCTATGAGCGAATATTTTTACGTCCCAGCAGAATATATTATTGACCAGCATATTGCGATTGAAGGAGAAGAAGCACGGCATATTTCCCGCGTTCTTCGGAAACAACCGGGCGATTTAATCTGGATAGTTGATGGTGCCGGAAAAGCATTTGAAGTAGTTATTCGTCTTGTTGCTCCGGAAATGGTTGAATGTGAAATTTTGTTTGAGCATCATCATCACCATGAACCTGATATTGATATTACACTCGCTGTTGCTCAATTAAAGAATCCTTCCCGAATGGATTGGATTATCGAGAAAGCGACGGAGCTTGGTGTTCGCACAATTATCCCGCTGCAAACGATGCGGACAATCGCTCGATCACCGAAGGAAGATCGTTGGAATAACATTGCACTCGCCGCCATGAAGCAATCGGGGAGATGCATCCTTCCCAAAATTACTCCTCCCACAGATTTTGATGTTGCAATCGCAAATTCTACTGAGTTCGACTTAAAATTGATTCCGTATGAGCGGACAGATCATGTATTGTTTATTGCTGAGGCATTGAAACATCGAAAACCTCCAAGGAATGCAATGATTCTAATTGGTCCCGAAGGTGGATTTACCGATGAAGAAGTAATGCAGGCAGAACAAGCAGCATTTACGCAAGTCTCATTGGGAAGAAGAAGATTACGGACGGAGACCGCCGCGATTGTAGCATTAAGCTGGGTGGTTGGGAATGAATAAAGTAGTTGTAAGTCGGATTTTCAAATCCGACCTTATGAGAAGATACAAATGAAAATAAGTATAGGTCGAATCAGGAGATTCGACCAACGGTAGGTCGGAATTCCAATTCCGACCTTACAAGATGATGCAAATGAAAATATGTATGGGTCGAATCAGGAGATTCGACCAACAGAAGAATTGTTTTTGAGTTACTTTTGTTTTCGGCAATTACTGTTATGGCAGAATTAAAATACAAACCATACTACAGGCGACACCTTCCACACATCCATCCAACACAGGCTCAATATTTTGTTACATTTCGCCTTGCCAATAGTTTGCCGAAATTCATTGTAGAAGAACTGAAAACGGAATTTCAAGAACTTCGGTCAAAGACAAAATCAAAAGATAGTGAAGCAAGATTTAAACAACATCAACTCTACTTTGAAAAGTTTGATCAACTGTTAGACTCTTCCCAAACCGGCGATCTGTGGTTGCGGATGCCAGATGTTGCAAATTGCGTATTCGAAGCTATCAAATACCATGATGGAACGTCCTACGATTTGATTGCATGCACTGTTATGCCAAACCATGTTCATCTCCTGTTTGATCATTCTATCGGACGATCAGGATAACCGATCTATTCTATCCTTCAGTCGATTAAAAAGTATTCTGCGAGAAGAGGGAATAAAATATTAAAAAGAACGGGGAATAGGTTTTGGCAAAACGAAAGTTATGATCATGTCGTGAAAAGTGAACAAGAATCAGAAAACGTCATACGATATATCCTCTACAATTCGGTTAAAGCAAATCTTTGTAAAAATTGGATTGATTGGAAATGGACATACATTAAAGAGGAGTATAAGGGATTGTTTTTGTAAAGTAGGTCGGATTTCCCCATCCAATCTTGTTAGATGATACAAGTGAAAATAAGTATAGGTCGAATCAGGAGATTCGACCAACAGTAGGTCGGAATTCCAATTCCGACCTTGTTAGACGATACAAGTGAAAAATAAGTATAGGTCGAATCAGGAGATTCGACCAACGGTAGGTCGGAATTCCAATTCCGACCTTGTTAGACGATACAAGTGAAAAAAAAGTATAGGTCGAATCAGGAGATTCGACCTACCGAGAAGGCGCAAATAAAAATATGCTTGAGTCGAATCAGAAGATTCGAACGACAGTAGGTCGGAATTCCAATTCCGACCTTGTTAGACGATATAAATGGAAAAAAAGTATAGGTCGAATCAGGAGATTCGACCTACCGAGAAGGTACAAATGAAAATATGCTTGAGTCGAATCAGAAGATTCGAACGACAGTAGGTCGGAATTCCAATTCCGACCTTGTTAGACGATATAAATGAAAAAAAGTATAGGTCGAATCAGGAGATTCGACCTACCGAGAAGGTGCAAATGAAAATATGCTTGAGTCGAATCAGGAGATTCGATGGACGGTAGGATTGATTTTTTAATCTACTTGTTAAGCGAAACAAAAACAAAGGGCGAATCTGGAGATTCGCCCTACTGAGAAGTCGCAAATGAAAATATGACGAGTTGAATCTGGAGATTCGCCCTACGAAATTGTGCTTTGCGTCTTTGCGGTGAAATACTTATGCTGATTTTCGTTCTTCCAGAACATAAATCGGTTCTTTTTTCTTCTCAACAGTTTCTTTAGTGACCACGCATTTTGTGACGTTAGATTTTGAAGGGAGTTCATACATGATATCCCGCATAATCTCTTCCACAACCGATCGGAGTGCACGAGCACCGGTGCCACGCAGCATCGCTTTGGCAACAATCTGTTTCAATGCTGATTCTTCAAAATCGAGTTCAACTCCTTCATACTTAAACAGTTTTTTGAACTGCTTGATAATAGCATTGCGCGGTTCAACCAAAATGTTCATCAAAGCGGTTTCGTCGAGTGAATGAAGCGTTGTCAGCATTGGCAATCGGCCGATGAATTCCGGAATCAATCCGAATTTCAACAGATCATCCGGTTCAGCCATTTGGATGTA is a genomic window of Bacteroidota bacterium containing:
- the gcvP gene encoding aminomethyl-transferring glycine dehydrogenase — protein: MNLNISPTDIFEPRHIGPNEEETKEMLKTIGVSSVDELIEQTVPAHIRLESPMKINKAMTENETINYIRMIASRNKVFRSFIGAGYYGTIVPPIVQRNILENPGWYTQYTPYQAEISQGRLEALLNYQTMIIDLTGMQIANASLLDEGTAAAEAMFMMYSANHEKKGNQFFVSEECFPQTIDVLKTRSVHLGIEIVIGDHRTFKFGEKVFGALVQYPAGNGAIYDYAEFCAGAKSNNVLVTVAADILALTVLTPPAEFGADIVVGSAQRFGVPMGYGGPHAAFMATKDEYKRVMPGRIIGVSIDSNGNKAYRMALQTREQHIRREKATSNICTAQVLLAIMASMYGVYHGPEGLKKIASRVHGLAKVLDKGLKKLEFKQTNEMYFDTLAIETGNATASILSRAVGAQMNFRQISETVIGISVDETTTLKEVETILSVFASVKSKVISVAELAKNLQCEWSKNLIRTSNFMLHPVFNTHHSEHEMLRYIHSLEMKDLSLNFSMIPLGSCTMKLNATTEMLPITMPEFSSLHPFIPQEQAMGYTQIFEELSNDLKEITGFSGVSLQPNAGAQGEYTGLLVIREYQKFKNESHRNIALIPSSAHGTNPASAVMAGLHVVVVKCDERGNVEVDDLKAKAEQHKANLACLMVTYPSTHGVFEESIQEMCAIIHKNGGQVYMDGANMNAQVGLTSPARIGADVCHLNLHKTFCIPHGGGGPGMGPICVADHLVPFLPGHSVVDIGGEQSMSAVSSGPWGSASILLISFAYIKMMGANGLTNATKYAIFNANYIKARLEKTFDILYVGKNGRCAHEMIVDMRKFKSSAGIEVTDIAKRLMDYGFHAPTVSFPVAGTLMIEPTESEPKGELDRFCDALLHIRKEIEEIEKGQFPKDDNVLKHAPHTAHAVMSNDWKHSYSREKAAYPTAWVQARKFWPSVGRVNDTHGDRQLICVCPPVEAYMEETN
- a CDS encoding CoA-binding protein, with translation MITSEKDIKRLLTESKTIAVVGASPKPWRDSGAIAEYLGTKGYSVFPVNPQYQEVLGMKCYPDLKSVPEKIDIVDIFRNPDDVEPIIDEAIAVGARSVWMQLGVVNEAAAEKAEQAGLNVVMDLCIAVEHRALMR
- a CDS encoding BamA/TamA family outer membrane protein → MRSFLLLFPFLFLCEAQEVSIPVFTFPDSTYHVGQVIYIGNEVTKYYIIEQEMSLKPGSLITHEALQFDINRIYSLRLFTKVDIKVIPDSADVATLSVQVVERWFYYPFPVLGIKDRDFSKYYYGLGLAHNNVAGENVQLYGAFALGYDPFVSINYINPQINVENRIFLSLRAYYTELRNRSLVSLSGTPNFDEHRSGGEITVGKRFSLFTLITMKAEFLNLHVSDNRAGRTLSTNGRDEFYSLHAAYFYDTRDLKEYAKYGTLLSLGISKYGLLEKDVDYQRFGIDYRRFIPTWNDIVLAGRVFTSLASGGRIPNYGHTFFGYNERIRGHFNTILEGDQIAGATIETHIPLISPRYFHFGFIPFEQFKDIRFAVNAALFADAGNSWYRDEPLALNRMYSGYGVGIHLLLAYSAVARIEFGIPYGKPFSQGEIILDLGAAL
- a CDS encoding RsmE family RNA methyltransferase, translated to MSEYFYVPAEYIIDQHIAIEGEEARHISRVLRKQPGDLIWIVDGAGKAFEVVIRLVAPEMVECEILFEHHHHHEPDIDITLAVAQLKNPSRMDWIIEKATELGVRTIIPLQTMRTIARSPKEDRWNNIALAAMKQSGRCILPKITPPTDFDVAIANSTEFDLKLIPYERTDHVLFIAEALKHRKPPRNAMILIGPEGGFTDEEVMQAEQAAFTQVSLGRRRLRTETAAIVALSWVVGNE